In Desulfopila inferna, a single window of DNA contains:
- a CDS encoding cupin domain-containing protein, whose protein sequence is MSTGKISQRIQYFMEKREIDTCKLAEATGLDTKFIETMLSANIYPPLGPLIKIARTLGVRLGTFLDDQQTTDPYIVREADRTANFSVLAEKNKPASLNFFSLGMGKTDRHMEPFFIEILPESATRKTLSSHEGEEWIAVVQGSIEVIYGKETYILEEGDSVYYNSIVPHYVSCKGAVKAQIHAVVYIPE, encoded by the coding sequence ATGAGTACAGGAAAGATCAGTCAGCGCATTCAGTATTTTATGGAAAAAAGAGAGATAGACACCTGCAAACTTGCCGAAGCAACAGGCCTGGATACGAAATTTATCGAGACCATGCTCTCCGCAAATATCTATCCGCCGCTGGGTCCTCTAATCAAAATTGCACGTACCCTTGGGGTACGCCTGGGAACCTTTCTCGACGACCAGCAAACCACCGACCCGTATATCGTGCGGGAGGCCGACAGGACAGCCAACTTCAGCGTGCTTGCCGAGAAAAACAAGCCGGCTTCGTTAAATTTTTTCTCTTTAGGGATGGGGAAAACAGATCGTCACATGGAACCCTTTTTTATTGAAATTCTCCCGGAATCGGCTACCCGGAAAACTCTTTCCTCCCATGAGGGCGAGGAATGGATAGCGGTGGTTCAGGGAAGCATAGAGGTCATTTACGGCAAGGAGACCTATATCCTCGAAGAAGGCGACAGCGTCTACTATAATTCCATAGTGCCTCATTACGTCAGCTGCAAGGGTGCTGTGAAAGCGCAGATCCACGCAGTGGTCTACATACCGGAGTGA